The Streptomyces sp. CC0208 genome window below encodes:
- a CDS encoding GntR family transcriptional regulator: protein MLSTGLPQGAVPKLERPGPLRDRVYEALLELITTRALQPGQHLVESELAGHLGVSRQPVREALQRLNTEGWVDLRPAQGAFVHEPTDEEADQLLTVRTLLEAEAARLAAANAGSAGIAVLEDLCAQGESAVAADDVDAAVALNARLHAKVMELAGNAVLAELAGQVDRRVRWYYTPVARQRGRQSWIEHRELIAAIADRDEQRATAIMREHTEHTRTSYHARQRS, encoded by the coding sequence ATGTTGTCGACAGGTCTGCCGCAGGGAGCCGTACCGAAACTGGAACGTCCCGGTCCGCTGCGTGATCGCGTGTACGAGGCGCTGCTCGAACTCATCACGACCCGTGCTCTCCAGCCGGGTCAGCATCTGGTGGAGAGTGAGCTGGCGGGTCATCTGGGGGTGTCCCGGCAGCCGGTGCGGGAGGCCCTGCAGCGGTTGAACACCGAGGGGTGGGTGGATCTGCGGCCGGCTCAGGGTGCGTTCGTGCATGAGCCGACCGACGAGGAGGCGGACCAACTCCTTACCGTGCGCACGCTGTTGGAGGCCGAGGCGGCCCGGCTGGCCGCCGCGAACGCGGGCAGCGCCGGGATCGCCGTGCTGGAGGACCTGTGCGCGCAGGGGGAGAGCGCGGTCGCCGCGGACGACGTGGATGCAGCGGTCGCCCTCAACGCCCGACTCCACGCGAAGGTCATGGAGTTGGCGGGCAACGCGGTCCTCGCGGAGTTGGCGGGGCAGGTGGACCGGCGGGTGCGCTGGTACTACACGCCGGTCGCCCGGCAGCGCGGACGTCAGTCCTGGATCGAGCACCGTGAGCTGATCGCCGCGATCGCCGACCGTGACGAGCAGCGCGCCACCGCGATCATGCGGGAGCACACCGAGCACACGCGGACGTCGTATCACGCGCGTCAGCGGTCGTAG
- a CDS encoding beta-ketoacyl-ACP synthase III: protein MNGSRIAAVGHYQPARVLTNEDLAGLVDTSDEWIRSRVGIRTRHIAGPDEPVDELASHAAAKALAAAGLTPADIDLVLVATSTAVDRSPNMAARVAARLGIPSPAAMDVNVVCAGFTHALATADHTVRAGAATRALVIGADKMSAVTDWSDRTTCVLVGDGAGAAVVEGADVPGISPVLWGSVPEMGHAVRIEGEPARFAQEGQSVYRWATTKLPALARQACERAGLTPEDLAAVVLHQANLRIIEPLAQKIGAVNAVVARDVTESGNTSAASIPLAFSKLVEQGEISTGDPVLLFGFGGNLSYAGQVVRCP, encoded by the coding sequence ATGAACGGCTCGCGGATCGCCGCAGTCGGCCACTACCAGCCCGCCAGGGTGCTCACCAACGAGGATCTGGCGGGCCTGGTCGACACCAGCGACGAGTGGATCAGGTCCCGGGTGGGCATCCGGACCCGCCACATCGCCGGCCCGGACGAGCCGGTCGACGAGCTCGCCTCCCACGCCGCCGCCAAGGCGCTGGCCGCGGCCGGGCTCACCCCCGCCGACATCGACCTGGTCCTGGTCGCCACCTCGACCGCCGTCGACCGGTCCCCGAACATGGCCGCCCGGGTCGCGGCCCGGCTCGGCATCCCCTCGCCCGCCGCGATGGACGTCAACGTGGTGTGCGCCGGTTTCACCCACGCGCTGGCCACCGCCGACCACACCGTCCGGGCCGGTGCGGCGACCCGGGCGCTGGTGATCGGCGCCGACAAGATGTCCGCGGTGACCGACTGGAGCGACCGCACCACCTGTGTCCTCGTCGGGGACGGGGCGGGGGCGGCGGTCGTCGAGGGGGCCGACGTACCCGGTATCTCGCCCGTGCTGTGGGGGTCGGTGCCCGAGATGGGGCACGCCGTGCGGATCGAGGGCGAGCCGGCCCGGTTCGCGCAGGAGGGGCAGAGCGTCTACCGCTGGGCGACCACGAAGCTTCCGGCACTGGCCCGGCAGGCCTGTGAACGCGCCGGGCTCACCCCCGAGGACCTCGCCGCGGTCGTGCTGCACCAGGCGAACCTGCGGATCATCGAGCCGCTCGCGCAGAAGATCGGCGCGGTCAACGCCGTGGTGGCCCGGGACGTCACCGAGTCCGGGAACACGTCCGCGGCCAGCATTCCCCTGGCGTTCTCCAAGCTGGTCGAGCAGGGCGAGATCTCGACCGGGGACCCGGTGCTGCTGTTCGGGTTCGGCGGGAACCTGTCCTATGCCGGGCAGGTCGTCCGCTGCCCCTGA